TTGAGAGATGGcaatattatattgaatgtaCATTCTGCATTATTAAAAACTTGTTGGAAATGTCAGAAAAAATGATTGCTGATCAATATAAACAAGAAAGAACATGGAATGATGTTAAAATAGATGATAAGATTTATATGATTTCTGTTACACAAAAGGATGGCAAATTAGAAGTTATTTTAACTAATCTTATTGAAATATGGATAGAGATATTGAcagatgaaattatttataaaagatgCAAGGTAATTAatcttaaaatatatgtattttgttACATGtgatttatatatagatttgGAGTTTTGtctagaaattaatattacaatatttttttgcaTGTTGAAAAGAATGTTGTTACATTTTACAGTTTATATGCAAAAGTTGTATGTGTTTATAACCTTATTTTTTGTATGTAGGACCTCAATCCACTTTTAAACATTACTGctcttaattataaaaatattgtggcaaatattttaaataacatacaaaaataCATTGATAAAGCTTCTGttcaacaaataaaactacgtaTTCAGATAGATGGaggttcaatgaaatttgttttgaatttatcAAAAGGAACACCACAAGATTTTTGGGAAATGATAACTAAACCTCTGTGTCTATCATCAATAGAAATAAATCGTCAATATAAAATCCTTTTAGATTTGGTAAAAAAGAAAGACAAAGAAATTGCAGAATATAAAGCAGAAGGCGTTGAATTACTTAGAAGTAtgtgtttttttatataaaaaatatatttatcctTCCTCATtctaacataaaatttaatatttcatttgatgatttagagaatattgaaacaaaagtttTTAATGAGGAACAGCTAAATACGACCATTTCATTTCCCAATATAATCAACTATAATAGTGCGTTTCAAACATGTGTCAATTTTTGTAATGAACTCAACTTGTGGAAATGGAGCGAAATAGGTCAAAATTTTACCAGGTACAAAAATTAAAGCAATATTaagattttgaaattattaaatctataaaaattataatgttgtATGTTACAGTGATAATAGTAAGGATAATAGTATGGCACAAACGGAACAGAGTTCAATTATCTCTACTAACAATGAGCACACTAATGAATCTGAAAAAGAtacattaaaaaacattaaaattgcagCACCAAATggtaaaaaaaaagtaatcaaTAGCAACacaaaaactataaatacaATGCACAAAAAACCTATAAAAAGATTACACAAaggtttaaatacttttatataaaataatgcaaaaagcACAGAATTTAGAATGCTAATTTGTTTGCAATATTTTAAGGAAAGAGCCCTATGTATTCATAATACCTTTAGATAAATAGCTCATATTttgcatttgaaaaaaaataggaGATATCGCATTTTGATATTTCTCAACAAATACCTCCAAAGATATGAAAAGTGCAAAAAgaagtatttaatgaaatttttcgggTATGAAAAAGAATAGATCATGCCTgacatttatttgaatttgttccttgaattttttgaatagaagatttttaatagaatCTTTTTTACTTCTTTCCTTCATATTAGCAGAACATTTTTAGAGCTATTGTTAGTataattaaatgtgaaatttaagAACTGAATTACATgaccaaatttttaaattcgttGATCTAAGGTTTGCAGTTACTAATTTCGTATAAAAGGAATTTAATTGACCCATTTTACGGTCACTGAGTACATAGAACCTAACAATTGTTTTCTTGTATTGTGGATATATAAATGTATCATATATtgtgaaacatagaaatatgtttgaaaattaatgttttatggATGGAGCATGCAAAAATTGtaggtattttaaaaatatttcaatgttaactataaaaatatacaa
Above is a genomic segment from Nomia melanderi isolate GNS246 chromosome 8, iyNomMela1, whole genome shotgun sequence containing:
- the LOC116427479 gene encoding non-homologous end-joining factor 1; the encoded protein is MSEKMIADQYKQERTWNDVKIDDKIYMISVTQKDGKLEVILTNLIEIWIEILTDEIIYKRCKDLNPLLNITALNYKNIVANILNNIQKYIDKASVQQIKLRIQIDGGSMKFVLNLSKGTPQDFWEMITKPLCLSSIEINRQYKILLDLVKKKDKEIAEYKAEGVELLRKNIETKVFNEEQLNTTISFPNIINYNSAFQTCVNFCNELNLWKWSEIGQNFTSDNSKDNSMAQTEQSSIISTNNEHTNESEKDTLKNIKIAAPNGKKKVINSNTKTINTMHKKPIKRLHKGLNTFI